The Flavobacterium sp. HJ-32-4 genome contains a region encoding:
- a CDS encoding UDP-N-acetylmuramoyl-L-alanyl-D-glutamate--2,6-diaminopimelate ligase, which yields MSILRDILYKVSIDAVKGATDIRIRQIDFDSRKIGQGDVFVAIRGTVSDGHAYIDTAIAQGAIAVVCETLPETIVAGVTYVRTPDAHSALAFMAANYYGNPSHDLKLTGITGTNGKTTVASLSYQLFRKAGFKTGLISTVRIMVDDVEYKATHTTPDSLTINRYLREMVDAGIDYCFMEVSSHGIHQKRTEGLQFAGGVFTNLSHDHLDYHATFAEYRDVKKAFFDHLSPSSFALTNLDDRNGLVMLQNTYARKRTYALKSFADYKAQILENQLSGLLLKINDQEVWVRLIGTFNAYNLLAIYGTAVELGLEPLEALRLLSELESVSGRFQFIVSDSKITAIVDYAHTPDALENVLKTINDIRTRNEQLITVVGCGGDRDKTKRPVMADIGSSMSDKLILTSDNPRSEDPDDIIADMEKGVQPQHYKRTIAITDRRQAIKTACQLANPGDIILVAGKGHENYQEIKGVRYDFDDMQTVKELLIQLNK from the coding sequence GTGAGTATTCTCCGCGACATACTATATAAAGTCAGTATCGACGCTGTAAAAGGCGCTACGGATATCCGCATCCGGCAGATAGACTTCGATTCCCGTAAGATCGGGCAAGGCGATGTGTTTGTAGCGATCCGGGGCACCGTTTCCGACGGACACGCCTATATCGATACGGCCATCGCGCAGGGTGCGATTGCTGTGGTGTGTGAAACCCTTCCTGAAACCATCGTGGCTGGCGTGACGTATGTGCGTACGCCCGACGCGCATTCAGCGTTGGCATTCATGGCCGCGAATTATTACGGCAATCCGTCTCACGACCTGAAACTCACGGGTATTACCGGCACCAACGGAAAAACAACCGTGGCGTCGTTGTCGTACCAATTGTTCCGTAAAGCAGGCTTCAAAACCGGACTGATCTCAACAGTGCGGATTATGGTGGACGATGTCGAATACAAAGCGACGCATACCACTCCCGACTCGCTGACCATCAACCGCTACCTGCGGGAAATGGTCGACGCCGGTATCGATTACTGCTTTATGGAAGTAAGCTCGCACGGCATCCACCAAAAACGGACAGAAGGCCTGCAGTTTGCTGGCGGCGTATTTACCAATTTATCCCACGACCACCTTGACTACCATGCGACGTTCGCCGAATATCGCGATGTGAAGAAGGCGTTTTTCGATCACCTGTCGCCGTCGTCTTTTGCCCTCACCAACCTCGACGACCGCAACGGGCTTGTCATGTTGCAGAATACCTATGCCCGCAAACGGACATATGCACTGAAATCGTTCGCCGACTATAAAGCGCAGATACTGGAGAACCAATTATCAGGACTGTTGCTTAAAATCAACGACCAGGAAGTGTGGGTTCGCCTCATCGGCACCTTCAATGCCTATAACTTGTTGGCGATTTATGGCACGGCGGTGGAATTGGGATTGGAACCGCTGGAAGCCCTACGCCTCTTGTCGGAGTTGGAAAGTGTGTCGGGCCGCTTCCAGTTCATCGTATCCGATTCGAAGATTACGGCCATCGTCGATTACGCCCATACACCCGATGCGTTGGAGAATGTGTTGAAGACGATCAACGACATCCGCACCCGCAACGAACAGTTGATTACGGTGGTAGGATGCGGTGGCGACCGCGATAAAACCAAGCGTCCGGTCATGGCGGATATCGGCTCGTCTATGAGCGACAAGCTGATCCTGACGTCGGATAACCCGCGAAGCGAAGATCCCGATGACATCATCGCAGACATGGAGAAAGGCGTACAACCGCAACATTACAAACGTACGATTGCCATCACCGACCGTCGTCAGGCTATCAAGACCGCCTGTCAGCTTGCCAACCCCGGTGATATCATCCTGGTAGCCGGTAAAGGCCACGAAAACTATCAGGAAATCAAAGGTGTACGCTATGATTTCGACGACATGCAGACCGTAAAGGAACTATTGATACAACTAAACAAATAA
- the mraY gene encoding phospho-N-acetylmuramoyl-pentapeptide-transferase, whose amino-acid sequence MLYYLFDYLHRESGLPGAGVFQYITFRSALAIIFSLGLSTIFGKRVINFLRRQQVGETIRELGLEGQKEKAGTPTMGGLIIIGATLIPVLLFAKLNNIYVILLIVTTLWMGTIGFIDDYIKIFKKDKQGLKGIFKVVGQVGLGLIVGTVLYFHPGVTVRDESGSNYRYENGTRIEIQPSAHYEKSTATTIPFVKNNEFDYAELISFMGDDYHNWAWLIFIPVVIFIVTAISNGANLTDGIDGLAAGTSAISVVALGIFTFVSGNVIFSSYLNIMYIPNSGEMTIFIAAFVGALIGFLWYNSYPATVFMGDTGSLTIGGVIAVLAIAVRKELLVPLLCGIFIVENFSVVLQVSYFKYTKKRFGEGRRIFLMSPLHHHYQKKGYHESKIVTRFWVVGILLAILSIVTLKLR is encoded by the coding sequence ATGCTCTACTACCTCTTCGACTATTTACATAGGGAATCTGGACTCCCCGGAGCCGGTGTATTCCAGTATATTACGTTCCGGTCGGCGCTGGCCATTATCTTTTCCCTCGGACTTTCGACGATTTTCGGGAAGCGGGTCATCAACTTCCTGCGGAGGCAGCAGGTAGGGGAGACCATCCGCGAACTCGGCCTCGAAGGGCAGAAAGAAAAAGCGGGAACGCCTACGATGGGTGGTTTGATTATCATTGGTGCGACGCTGATTCCGGTGTTACTGTTCGCGAAACTCAACAATATCTATGTCATCCTGCTCATCGTAACGACCCTTTGGATGGGTACGATCGGCTTTATCGACGACTACATCAAGATCTTCAAGAAAGACAAACAAGGCCTAAAAGGGATTTTCAAAGTGGTAGGTCAGGTCGGATTGGGACTCATCGTCGGAACGGTGCTCTACTTCCATCCGGGTGTGACCGTGCGTGACGAATCGGGTTCTAATTACCGGTATGAAAACGGCACCCGGATCGAAATCCAACCGTCGGCGCACTACGAAAAATCCACCGCCACTACGATTCCGTTCGTCAAAAACAACGAATTCGACTATGCCGAACTCATCTCCTTTATGGGTGACGACTACCACAATTGGGCGTGGCTGATTTTCATCCCGGTGGTGATTTTCATCGTAACGGCGATCTCAAATGGCGCCAACCTTACCGATGGTATCGACGGTCTTGCGGCCGGCACCTCGGCAATATCCGTGGTAGCGCTGGGCATCTTCACCTTTGTATCAGGTAACGTCATTTTTTCGAGTTATCTCAACATCATGTACATCCCGAATTCGGGCGAGATGACCATTTTCATCGCAGCTTTTGTCGGGGCGTTGATTGGTTTCCTTTGGTACAACTCCTATCCCGCCACTGTGTTCATGGGCGACACGGGCAGTTTGACCATCGGTGGCGTCATTGCCGTATTGGCAATTGCCGTGCGGAAAGAACTATTGGTGCCGCTGCTTTGCGGGATCTTCATCGTTGAAAATTTTTCCGTAGTGCTGCAGGTGAGCTATTTCAAATACACCAAAAAGCGCTTTGGCGAAGGGCGTCGCATCTTCCTGATGTCGCCTTTGCACCACCACTACCAGAAGAAAGGCTATCATGAAAGTAAGATCGTGACCCGTTTTTGGGTCGTGGGTATCCTGCTGGCCATTTTGTCGATTGTAACCCTGAAACTGCGATAG
- the murD gene encoding UDP-N-acetylmuramoyl-L-alanine--D-glutamate ligase, giving the protein MKRLVVLGGGESGVGTAILGKKQGYDVFVSDLGRIKDHYREVLNLNQIEWEDERHTEERLLLADVVMKSPGIPDKAPMVTKLRDRGIAVISEIEFAAGFTKAVTIGITGSNGKTTTTMLTYHLLRSGGLNVGLAGNVGKSFAWQVADENYDAYVLELSSFQLDGIIDYKPHIAVLTNISPDHLDRYEYKYENYIASKFRITMNQDEDDYFIYDADDPAISKWLETNDIKAQKIPFSITRPLQTGAYLNDQTMKLHIKEDDFSMDTSHLALEGKHNLKNAMAAASVAQLMKIRKQTIRESLSNFQGVEHRLEKVLKIQNVQYINDSKATNVNATFFALESMTVPTVWIVGGVDKGNDYTELMPLVREKVKAIVCLGVDNRKIIDAFGDVVDVMVEVDNMTDAVRTSQRLAEKGDAVLLSPACASFDLFENYEDRGKQFKQAVQNL; this is encoded by the coding sequence ATGAAACGACTCGTAGTATTAGGCGGAGGCGAAAGCGGTGTGGGCACGGCCATCCTTGGTAAAAAACAGGGATACGACGTGTTTGTCTCCGATTTGGGACGGATCAAAGACCACTATCGCGAGGTCTTGAATCTCAACCAGATCGAATGGGAAGACGAGCGCCATACCGAAGAACGCCTGCTGCTGGCCGATGTGGTGATGAAAAGTCCGGGAATTCCGGATAAGGCACCCATGGTCACCAAACTGCGGGATCGGGGCATCGCGGTCATCTCGGAAATCGAGTTCGCCGCCGGATTTACCAAGGCGGTGACAATAGGCATCACCGGCAGTAACGGCAAAACGACGACGACGATGCTGACGTACCATTTGCTGCGCTCGGGCGGACTCAACGTCGGCCTGGCCGGAAACGTCGGGAAGAGTTTTGCGTGGCAGGTGGCGGATGAGAATTACGATGCCTATGTGCTGGAATTAAGCAGCTTCCAGTTAGACGGCATCATCGACTATAAGCCGCACATTGCTGTGTTGACCAACATCAGTCCGGATCACCTTGACCGCTACGAATACAAATACGAAAACTACATCGCCTCGAAATTCCGGATCACGATGAACCAGGACGAAGACGATTATTTCATATACGACGCCGATGACCCTGCCATCAGTAAATGGCTGGAAACAAACGATATCAAAGCACAAAAAATACCTTTTTCGATTACCCGGCCACTGCAGACAGGGGCCTATCTAAACGACCAAACCATGAAACTGCACATCAAAGAAGACGATTTCTCAATGGACACCAGCCACCTCGCACTCGAAGGCAAGCACAACCTCAAGAACGCCATGGCCGCTGCATCGGTAGCCCAACTGATGAAAATCAGGAAGCAGACCATCCGCGAAAGCCTGTCGAACTTCCAGGGCGTTGAGCACCGATTGGAGAAAGTGCTGAAAATCCAGAATGTACAGTATATCAACGACTCAAAAGCGACGAATGTCAACGCGACCTTCTTCGCCCTCGAGAGCATGACCGTCCCTACCGTATGGATTGTGGGTGGTGTGGATAAAGGAAACGATTACACTGAACTGATGCCACTCGTTCGCGAGAAAGTCAAAGCGATTGTGTGCCTCGGTGTCGACAACCGCAAGATCATCGATGCGTTCGGCGACGTGGTAGACGTGATGGTGGAAGTCGACAACATGACCGACGCCGTCCGTACCTCACAGCGCCTGGCCGAAAAGGGCGACGCCGTGCTGTTGTCACCGGCATGCGCCAGTTTCGACCTGTTCGAAAACTACGAAGACAGGGGAAAACAGTTTAAGCAGGCGGTGCAGAATTTGTAG
- a CDS encoding FtsW/RodA/SpoVE family cell cycle protein, giving the protein MKNIVASLKGDKGIWSFVALLALFSFMPVFSASSNLAFIGQGTGNTLGYLLKHFVHIVFGFFILYNIQKIPYHYFRGISRIFLPLVWLLLAYTLFFGIEQGSATRWIQVPFLGVSFQTSSLASIVLMMYVARYLSKTGEPDNFKLSLFNLWTPVAITLMLILPNNFSTAALIFSMVLMLTFIGGYPARYLGIIIAMGVGAFILFIGVAKIMQKTNPGHVPGVFQRVETWENRIMNYSNKEKDESDGDYQIEKAKTAIATGGIYGLGPGKSVQKNFLPQSSSDFIFAIIVEEYGLIGGLGILTLYLLLFFRFVVAAHKANSLFGKLLVVGLGFPIIFQALINMGVATQLLPVTGQTLPLISSGGSSIWMTCVALGIILSVTKKEEEIAEELEDKERREKALQKLIDEQIERDAREAAQADDDEDYSIEDASDNPLQPVMR; this is encoded by the coding sequence ATGAAGAACATTGTAGCAAGTTTGAAAGGAGACAAAGGCATCTGGTCATTCGTGGCCCTGCTGGCGCTTTTCTCGTTCATGCCGGTGTTCAGCGCCAGTAGTAACCTGGCGTTTATCGGGCAGGGTACGGGCAATACGCTCGGGTACCTGCTGAAGCACTTTGTGCACATCGTATTTGGGTTCTTCATCCTTTACAACATCCAGAAAATCCCGTATCACTACTTCCGCGGCATATCGCGTATTTTCCTTCCGTTGGTATGGCTGCTGCTGGCCTATACGCTGTTTTTCGGTATCGAGCAGGGCAGCGCCACCCGTTGGATCCAGGTGCCGTTTCTTGGCGTTTCGTTCCAAACATCTTCACTTGCATCGATTGTGTTGATGATGTATGTGGCCCGCTACCTGTCGAAGACCGGTGAACCCGACAACTTCAAATTGTCGCTCTTCAACCTCTGGACGCCGGTGGCCATCACCCTCATGCTCATCCTGCCCAATAACTTCTCAACCGCGGCACTGATATTTTCGATGGTGCTGATGCTGACGTTCATCGGAGGCTATCCCGCGCGGTACCTGGGCATTATTATCGCGATGGGCGTCGGGGCCTTCATCCTGTTTATAGGCGTGGCCAAGATCATGCAGAAAACCAATCCGGGGCACGTGCCCGGCGTGTTCCAACGCGTCGAAACGTGGGAGAACCGGATCATGAACTATTCGAACAAAGAGAAAGACGAATCCGACGGCGACTACCAGATCGAAAAAGCCAAGACGGCGATTGCAACCGGTGGTATCTACGGACTCGGGCCAGGGAAGTCGGTGCAGAAAAATTTCCTGCCACAATCGTCCTCCGATTTCATCTTCGCGATTATAGTGGAGGAATACGGACTGATCGGCGGACTCGGCATCCTGACACTCTACTTATTGTTGTTTTTCCGTTTCGTGGTGGCCGCGCACAAAGCCAACTCGCTTTTTGGGAAACTGTTGGTCGTAGGACTGGGATTCCCGATCATCTTCCAGGCCTTGATCAATATGGGCGTCGCGACGCAGTTGCTGCCTGTGACCGGACAAACGCTACCTCTCATCAGTTCAGGCGGTAGTTCGATATGGATGACCTGCGTGGCACTGGGAATCATCCTGAGTGTGACGAAGAAGGAAGAAGAAATCGCTGAAGAACTCGAAGACAAGGAACGCCGTGAAAAAGCGCTCCAGAAACTGATAGACGAACAGATCGAACGGGATGCGCGCGAGGCAGCCCAGGCGGATGACGACGAAGACTACTCAATAGAGGATGCATCCGATAACCCCTTACAACCGGTTATGCGATGA
- the murG gene encoding undecaprenyldiphospho-muramoylpentapeptide beta-N-acetylglucosaminyltransferase: MKKLKFILSGGGTGGHIYPAIAIADELRRRYPDCDILFVGAQDKMEMQKVPQAGYPIKGLWISGIQRSLTLDNAMFPLKMFSSLLKARTIIREFRPDVAIGTGGFASGPLLRVAAAAGVPTLIQEQNSYPGITNKWLSAKARKVCVAYDHLDRFFPAGKIVKTGNPVRQDLLQIDGKRTEGLAHFGLSETKKTLLVLGGSLGSRRINQLIAKEVVNIAAQDVQVIWQCGKFYYEEYQSYENDAIRVRAFIERMDLAYAAADVIISRSGASSVSELCIVGKPVIFIPSPNVAEDHQTKNAQAIVDAKGAVLLKESQLDTQFATTFTDLLQNDTWQAELGRNIRSLALPDATRDIVDEIEQLLTK, translated from the coding sequence ATGAAGAAACTGAAATTCATATTAAGCGGAGGCGGCACGGGTGGTCACATCTACCCGGCCATCGCGATTGCAGATGAGCTTCGCCGTCGCTATCCCGACTGTGATATCCTCTTCGTAGGTGCCCAGGATAAAATGGAAATGCAGAAAGTGCCCCAGGCCGGTTATCCCATCAAAGGCCTCTGGATTTCCGGCATTCAACGCAGCCTCACGCTCGACAACGCGATGTTTCCCCTGAAGATGTTCTCGAGCCTGCTGAAAGCCCGCACCATCATTCGCGAGTTTCGTCCCGATGTGGCCATTGGAACCGGCGGCTTTGCCAGCGGTCCACTGTTGCGTGTAGCGGCAGCGGCCGGCGTACCGACGCTGATCCAGGAGCAGAATTCCTACCCGGGTATCACCAATAAGTGGCTATCGGCCAAAGCACGAAAAGTATGCGTTGCCTATGACCACCTCGACCGGTTCTTTCCTGCGGGGAAAATCGTAAAAACCGGCAACCCGGTGCGTCAGGACCTACTCCAGATCGACGGAAAACGCACCGAAGGCCTTGCGCATTTTGGCCTTTCCGAAACGAAGAAAACGCTGTTGGTATTGGGCGGAAGCCTTGGCTCACGGCGCATCAACCAGCTTATCGCAAAAGAAGTCGTCAACATCGCGGCGCAGGACGTGCAGGTGATCTGGCAATGCGGGAAGTTTTACTACGAAGAGTACCAATCGTACGAAAACGATGCGATCCGCGTCCGCGCTTTCATCGAGCGGATGGATCTTGCGTATGCCGCCGCCGATGTCATCATTTCCCGTTCCGGCGCTTCGTCGGTTTCCGAATTGTGCATCGTCGGCAAACCCGTGATCTTCATCCCGTCACCGAATGTGGCAGAAGACCATCAAACCAAGAACGCGCAGGCCATCGTCGATGCGAAGGGGGCGGTATTGTTGAAGGAAAGCCAGCTCGACACCCAGTTTGCCACGACATTCACCGATTTGTTGCAGAACGACACGTGGCAGGCCGAACTCGGGCGAAACATCCGCAGCCTCGCACTGCCGGATGCGACCCGCGATATTGTAGACGAAATTGAACAATTACTAACCAAATAG
- the murC gene encoding UDP-N-acetylmuramate--L-alanine ligase: MQSGNFHNVYFIGIGGIGMSALARYFKKTGRNVTGYDKTPTHLTDELATDGITVHFDDDIQAIPASFRPEDTLVVVTPAVPKDHGEWNYFLANGYTVKKRAEVLGIVTRDSYCLAVAGTHGKTTTSSILAHILYTAKADMTAFLGGIVENYDSNIVGDGIALTVVEADEFDRSFLHLHPDVACITSMDADHLDIYGDDAAIKASFTEFAAKVTDKSKLFIANGLPLEGVTVAVEEKADVSAQHVRIENGRYVFDIVTPTMQVTNVAFGLPGHHNLMNALMASAMAMTAGVSADDIRAALDSFRGVRRRFSYQIREEGLVYIDDYAHHPTEIDAVRQAVSELYPGKKILAVFQPHLYSRTRDFIDGFARSLSGFDEIVLLDIYPARELPIEGVTSDWLLEKIENPHKELVSKTALFEVLKTSDADVFVTIGAGDIGEMTADIKNVLHEKA, from the coding sequence ATGCAGTCCGGAAATTTCCATAACGTCTATTTCATCGGCATCGGAGGCATCGGTATGTCGGCCCTCGCCCGGTATTTCAAAAAGACCGGACGAAACGTGACGGGCTATGACAAGACGCCTACTCACCTGACCGACGAGTTGGCGACCGACGGTATTACGGTGCATTTCGACGACGACATCCAGGCGATTCCCGCTTCGTTCCGTCCGGAAGACACGCTCGTTGTCGTGACACCGGCGGTACCGAAAGACCACGGCGAATGGAACTATTTCCTGGCGAACGGCTATACCGTGAAAAAACGGGCCGAAGTACTGGGCATCGTAACCCGCGACAGCTATTGCCTGGCGGTAGCCGGTACGCATGGGAAGACGACGACGTCCAGTATCCTGGCACACATCCTCTATACGGCGAAGGCCGATATGACCGCCTTTTTGGGAGGTATCGTGGAAAATTACGACTCGAACATCGTAGGTGACGGCATCGCCCTCACCGTGGTGGAAGCCGATGAATTCGACCGGTCGTTCCTGCACCTGCACCCCGATGTTGCCTGCATCACCTCAATGGATGCCGACCACCTCGACATTTATGGGGATGATGCCGCCATCAAGGCCTCGTTTACGGAGTTTGCAGCCAAAGTAACCGACAAAAGCAAATTGTTCATCGCGAACGGTCTGCCGCTGGAAGGTGTGACCGTCGCCGTAGAGGAGAAGGCCGATGTGTCGGCGCAGCACGTTCGAATCGAAAACGGGCGCTACGTGTTCGACATCGTCACCCCGACGATGCAGGTAACGAATGTGGCGTTTGGCTTACCGGGCCACCACAACCTGATGAATGCCCTGATGGCGTCGGCCATGGCCATGACAGCCGGTGTTTCGGCAGATGATATACGGGCCGCGTTGGATAGTTTTCGCGGCGTGCGCCGCCGGTTTTCGTACCAGATCCGGGAAGAAGGCTTGGTGTATATCGACGATTACGCCCACCATCCAACGGAAATCGACGCGGTGCGACAAGCGGTTAGCGAGTTGTATCCCGGGAAGAAGATACTCGCGGTCTTCCAACCCCATCTCTACAGCCGCACCCGTGATTTCATCGACGGATTTGCGCGCAGCCTGTCGGGTTTCGATGAAATCGTTTTGCTCGACATCTATCCGGCACGTGAACTGCCGATCGAGGGTGTGACGTCGGATTGGTTGTTGGAAAAAATTGAAAATCCACATAAGGAATTGGTGTCGAAAACCGCCCTTTTCGAGGTGTTGAAAACCAGCGATGCCGATGTATTCGTGACCATCGGCGCCGGAGATATTGGAGAAATGACCGCTGACATAAAAAACGTGCTCCATGAAAAAGCGTAA
- a CDS encoding cell division protein FtsQ/DivIB has protein sequence MKKRNWRNIWINVRLVLIFIGLLALYSFTLKRNESRPLRRTEVTFEEPKTRYITATAVNKLLIENKTAPRDVRVDEVDLGRLEKSIDANDMVEKSEVFVTIDGCLHARVKQKTPVARVVGEEGSFYLDNEGNAMPLSPVSAARVPLISGDLTAADSKKLGELFRMVHDDDFLKKNIIGARIMPNGSILMQNRNYEYVIEFGRTIHMRRKFDNYKAFFQKAVRDSLLDDYRNINLKFIRQVVCTR, from the coding sequence ATGAAAAAGCGTAATTGGCGAAATATCTGGATCAATGTCCGTTTGGTGCTGATTTTCATCGGATTATTGGCGCTGTATTCGTTCACGCTGAAACGGAACGAAAGCCGCCCGCTGCGCCGCACCGAAGTGACGTTCGAAGAGCCGAAAACCCGCTATATCACCGCAACCGCGGTTAATAAATTGTTAATAGAAAATAAAACGGCTCCGCGTGACGTCCGGGTAGATGAGGTAGATTTGGGTAGGTTGGAAAAATCCATTGATGCAAACGACATGGTCGAGAAATCGGAAGTGTTCGTGACAATCGACGGTTGCCTCCACGCAAGGGTGAAGCAAAAGACCCCGGTTGCCCGGGTCGTAGGTGAAGAAGGATCGTTCTACCTTGACAATGAAGGAAATGCGATGCCGCTTTCGCCGGTTAGCGCCGCCCGCGTCCCGCTGATTTCGGGCGACTTAACGGCCGCCGACAGCAAAAAATTAGGCGAACTTTTCCGGATGGTCCACGATGATGATTTCCTGAAAAAAAACATCATCGGTGCGCGGATCATGCCCAATGGAAGCATCCTGATGCAGAACCGGAACTACGAGTACGTGATCGAGTTCGGGCGAACCATCCACATGCGACGGAAGTTCGACAACTATAAGGCATTTTTCCAGAAGGCGGTTCGCGACAGCCTCCTGGACGACTACCGAAACATCAACCTGAAGTTCATCCGACAGGTGGTATGCACCCGGTAA
- the ftsA gene encoding cell division protein FtsA, producing MEKENIAVGLDIGTTKIVAMIGRKNEYGKLEILGVGKSKSLGVARGVVNNITQTIQSIQQAVAEAENDSNYQIKDCVVGIAGQHIRSIQHADYISRSNPEEVIGDKDIDLLINQVHKLAMLPGEEIIHVLPQEFKIDGQSEIKEPIGMYGGRLESSFHVVVGQASSIRNVGRCVQSAGIELSGLTLEPLASADAVLSQEEKEAGVALIDIGGGTTDLAIFKDGIIRHTAVIPFGGNIITEDIKEGCSIIEKQAELLKVKFGSAWPGENKDNEIVSIPGLRGREPKEISLKNLSKIIHARVVEIIEQVFNEIKAYGHEDPRKKLIAGIVLTGGGSQLKHIKQLVEYITGMDTRIGYPNEHLAGNSDEEFSSPLYATAVGLVMNSIRNNTCSAIPMVPVEVQKPVYRAPEPVYQPIATQPEPVAETPVEPVAPVLDTKQVETTETKIRRSFFDKYVDKIKEFLDNAE from the coding sequence ATGGAAAAAGAGAACATCGCAGTAGGCCTCGACATCGGAACGACGAAGATCGTCGCCATGATCGGGCGTAAGAACGAGTACGGCAAGCTGGAGATCCTCGGTGTGGGGAAATCGAAAAGCCTCGGCGTGGCGCGTGGCGTGGTGAATAACATCACGCAGACGATCCAGTCGATCCAGCAGGCCGTGGCCGAAGCTGAGAACGATTCGAATTACCAGATCAAGGACTGTGTGGTCGGCATTGCCGGACAGCACATCCGGAGTATCCAGCACGCGGATTACATCAGCCGGAGCAATCCGGAAGAGGTCATCGGCGATAAGGATATCGATCTGTTGATCAACCAGGTACACAAACTGGCGATGCTTCCCGGAGAAGAGATCATCCACGTGCTGCCACAGGAATTCAAAATCGACGGGCAATCCGAAATCAAGGAACCAATCGGTATGTACGGCGGACGTCTGGAGTCCAGCTTCCACGTCGTAGTCGGACAGGCGTCGTCTATCCGTAACGTAGGTCGCTGCGTGCAGAGCGCCGGCATCGAACTGTCTGGGTTGACGCTTGAGCCGCTGGCTTCCGCTGACGCCGTCCTCAGCCAGGAAGAGAAAGAAGCCGGTGTAGCCCTGATCGATATCGGAGGTGGCACGACGGACCTCGCGATCTTCAAGGATGGCATCATCCGTCACACCGCGGTCATTCCGTTCGGCGGTAATATCATCACGGAAGACATCAAAGAAGGTTGTTCCATCATCGAGAAACAGGCGGAACTCCTGAAAGTGAAATTCGGTTCAGCCTGGCCAGGCGAAAACAAAGACAATGAAATCGTGTCGATTCCCGGACTCCGCGGACGTGAACCGAAAGAGATATCGCTGAAAAACCTGTCGAAGATCATCCACGCCCGTGTGGTCGAAATCATCGAGCAGGTATTCAATGAAATCAAGGCATACGGACACGAAGACCCACGCAAGAAGCTCATTGCCGGTATCGTATTGACAGGAGGTGGCTCGCAATTGAAACACATCAAGCAATTGGTCGAGTACATCACCGGAATGGATACCCGCATCGGATACCCGAACGAGCACCTCGCCGGCAATTCAGATGAAGAGTTTTCAAGTCCACTGTATGCTACAGCCGTCGGACTCGTCATGAACAGCATCCGCAACAATACCTGCAGCGCCATCCCAATGGTGCCGGTGGAAGTGCAGAAGCCGGTCTACCGCGCGCCCGAACCGGTGTACCAGCCGATTGCCACGCAGCCTGAGCCGGTGGCCGAAACACCGGTAGAGCCAGTGGCCCCGGTGTTGGATACCAAGCAGGTAGAGACTACCGAAACCAAGATCAGGCGTTCCTTTTTCGATAAGTACGTCGATAAAATCAAGGAATTCCTTGATAACGCAGAATAA